The uncultured Flavobacterium sp. genome has a window encoding:
- a CDS encoding TlpA disulfide reductase family protein: MKKLALVVIAFIVFITLSYSQAEKTSFSKEALSEKLLATDGSQVAFKNILKKYKGKTLVIEVWASWCGDCVKAMPKVKELQANNPDVSYLFLSADKTADKWKAGIEKHELKGDHFMMNDGMKGVFGKAIDLDWIPRYIVIDQSGKIVLYRAIETDFDKINETLEKLRGVKIAEKFNDKSPSVN; encoded by the coding sequence ATGAAAAAATTAGCCCTAGTCGTTATTGCATTTATAGTATTTATTACACTTTCATACTCTCAAGCTGAGAAAACAAGTTTTTCTAAAGAAGCTTTATCTGAAAAATTATTAGCAACAGATGGAAGTCAGGTTGCATTCAAAAACATTTTAAAAAAATACAAAGGAAAAACTTTGGTTATAGAAGTTTGGGCTTCTTGGTGTGGCGATTGTGTAAAAGCAATGCCAAAAGTAAAAGAATTACAAGCAAATAATCCTGATGTTTCTTATTTATTCCTTTCGGCTGATAAAACCGCCGATAAATGGAAAGCCGGAATTGAAAAACACGAATTAAAAGGTGATCATTTTATGATGAATGATGGCATGAAAGGTGTTTTTGGAAAAGCAATTGATTTAGATTGGATTCCGAGATACATCGTTATTGATCAATCTGGTAAAATCGTTTTATATCGTGCAATTGAAACCGATTTTGATAAAATCAATGAAACATTAGAAAAATTGAGAGGAGTAAAAATTGCCGAAAAATTTAATGACAAATCTCCATCAGTGAATTAA
- the tpiA gene encoding triose-phosphate isomerase: MRKKIVAGNWKMHKNAGQTEELLSELIAKIPAKTTAQVIVAPTFVNLQAAVAKLKNTTIGVSAQNVHQAEGGAFTGEISADMLTSIGVNTVILGHSERRAIFHETDALIANKVDTALKHDMTVIFCFGEELKDRQSGNHFNIVENQLRDGLFQIAKESWSKIVLAYEPVWAIGTGETASPEQAQEMHEFIREVVRKAYGAEIADEVSILYGGSVKPDNAKEIFGKPDVDGGLIGGAALKADDFLAIVTAI; this comes from the coding sequence ATGAGAAAAAAGATTGTTGCAGGAAACTGGAAAATGCATAAAAACGCAGGACAAACTGAAGAATTATTAAGTGAATTAATTGCTAAAATACCTGCAAAAACTACTGCTCAGGTAATTGTTGCTCCAACATTTGTAAACTTACAAGCTGCAGTTGCTAAATTAAAAAATACAACTATTGGAGTTTCTGCTCAAAACGTTCACCAAGCTGAAGGTGGTGCTTTTACAGGAGAAATTTCTGCTGATATGTTAACTAGCATTGGTGTAAACACGGTAATTCTTGGTCACTCTGAGCGTCGTGCTATTTTTCACGAAACTGACGCTTTAATCGCTAACAAAGTTGATACAGCTTTGAAACATGACATGACAGTTATTTTCTGTTTTGGAGAAGAATTAAAAGATCGTCAATCAGGAAACCATTTTAATATTGTTGAAAATCAATTGCGTGACGGATTATTCCAAATTGCAAAAGAATCATGGTCAAAAATTGTCTTAGCTTACGAACCAGTTTGGGCTATTGGAACAGGAGAAACTGCTTCGCCGGAGCAAGCTCAGGAAATGCACGAATTCATCAGAGAGGTTGTTCGTAAAGCTTACGGAGCTGAAATCGCTGACGAAGTTTCTATTTTATACGGTGGTTCTGTAAAACCGGATAACGCTAAAGAAATCTTCGGTAAACCAGACGTAGACGGTGGTTTAATTGGAGGTGCTGCTTTAAAAGCAGATGATTTCTTAGCAATCGTTACTGCAATCTAA